A single Defluviitalea saccharophila DNA region contains:
- the mglB gene encoding galactose/glucose ABC transporter substrate-binding protein MglB, which translates to MKVKKLLSVLLMAGMVMGITACGSQTKTTTETTGTAQTTEATEASAGDIPLIGVTIYKYDDNFMSYTRMSIESAAQGKAELLMNDSQNDQSKQNDQVDTMIAKGVKALAINLVDPGAAPAIADKAKAAGIPVIFFNKEYPDGTNNVGYDKAWFVGTNSAESGIIQGELVAKAWAAHPEWDKNGDGKMQYVMLMGEPGHPDAEARTKESVATIEAKGITTEELAKQTGMWDASKGKELMETWLAAHGDKIEMVLCNNDGMALGVIEALKAAGYFEGDKFMPVVGVDAIPEALELIKEGKMVGTVLNDPLNQGKATLELAVNAALGKDVLEGTSWELDETLAVRVPYVAITEENLDVAEEAYGMK; encoded by the coding sequence ATGAAGGTTAAAAAGTTACTAAGTGTATTACTTATGGCGGGGATGGTAATGGGAATTACAGCTTGTGGCTCCCAAACCAAGACAACAACAGAAACGACAGGAACAGCACAAACAACTGAAGCTACAGAAGCATCTGCGGGGGATATACCACTTATTGGGGTAACGATTTACAAATATGATGATAATTTTATGTCTTATACAAGAATGTCCATTGAATCTGCAGCTCAGGGAAAAGCTGAACTTCTTATGAATGATTCACAAAATGACCAATCCAAACAAAATGACCAGGTAGATACAATGATTGCAAAAGGAGTTAAGGCTCTTGCTATTAACCTTGTTGATCCCGGTGCAGCACCAGCAATTGCAGACAAAGCTAAAGCTGCAGGCATCCCGGTTATATTTTTTAACAAAGAATATCCAGACGGAACTAATAATGTAGGGTACGATAAAGCATGGTTCGTTGGAACAAACTCTGCTGAATCAGGAATTATCCAGGGGGAACTTGTTGCTAAAGCATGGGCAGCACATCCAGAATGGGACAAAAACGGCGATGGTAAAATGCAGTATGTAATGCTTATGGGAGAACCAGGACATCCTGATGCAGAAGCAAGAACAAAAGAATCCGTTGCTACCATTGAAGCAAAAGGTATAACGACAGAAGAATTAGCAAAACAAACCGGTATGTGGGATGCATCAAAAGGTAAAGAACTTATGGAAACATGGCTTGCAGCCCATGGAGACAAAATCGAAATGGTATTATGCAACAATGACGGTATGGCTTTAGGTGTTATAGAAGCTTTAAAAGCTGCAGGTTATTTTGAAGGAGATAAGTTTATGCCTGTTGTGGGTGTAGACGCTATCCCTGAAGCACTTGAATTAATTAAAGAAGGTAAAATGGTAGGAACAGTACTTAATGACCCACTTAACCAAGGTAAAGCTACTCTGGAATTGGCTGTTAACGCAGCTCTTGGAAAAGATGTTTTAGAAGGAACAAGCTGGGAACTTGACGAAACATTAGCAGTTCGTGTACCTTATGTTGCTATTACAGAGGAAAATTTAGATGTTGCTGAAGAAGCATACGGTATGAAATAA
- a CDS encoding GGDEF domain-containing protein, which produces MNDILSYKILQQIEAYEEIFDIVRIVEPITKKIIKYKDGKIIEDSILCYSGVLDNKECSNCIGLETLTNQKTLMKIQHVGDKMLLVFTSLIKGSNGNLVLELIKDITEGLVIETVYRSQEHELQNIVQDLNTLIMKDPLTNLYNRRYMDRMLPHEISKCNAKHPLSIAMLDIDHFKTINDTYGHNVGDIAIKTVGAILLNSIRNETDWAARYGGEEFLICLPNTNNEKAYKALERIRKTIEKTVIRFEDKKINITASFGLSTIDSNEFAVNDLFKYVDNKLYQAKEQGRNRVIK; this is translated from the coding sequence ATGAACGATATACTAAGCTATAAAATATTGCAGCAAATAGAAGCATATGAGGAAATCTTTGATATTGTAAGGATTGTAGAGCCGATTACTAAAAAAATCATTAAATATAAAGATGGAAAAATTATAGAGGATTCTATACTTTGTTATTCAGGGGTATTGGATAATAAAGAGTGTTCAAATTGTATTGGTCTTGAGACGTTAACAAACCAAAAAACCCTAATGAAAATACAGCATGTAGGAGATAAAATGCTGCTGGTGTTCACAAGTCTTATCAAAGGCAGTAACGGGAACCTGGTTTTGGAATTGATTAAAGACATTACCGAGGGATTAGTGATTGAAACGGTTTATCGAAGCCAGGAACATGAACTGCAGAATATTGTGCAGGATTTAAACACGCTGATTATGAAAGATCCTTTAACCAATCTTTATAATAGAAGGTATATGGATAGAATGTTGCCTCATGAAATTAGTAAATGCAATGCAAAACATCCATTATCTATTGCCATGCTTGATATTGATCATTTTAAAACAATTAATGATACTTACGGTCATAATGTAGGAGATATTGCAATAAAGACAGTAGGCGCCATATTATTAAACTCTATTAGAAATGAAACGGATTGGGCTGCAAGGTATGGAGGAGAAGAATTTTTAATATGCCTTCCCAATACCAATAATGAAAAAGCTTATAAAGCGCTTGAAAGAATCAGAAAAACCATTGAAAAAACTGTAATTAGATTTGAAGATAAGAAGATCAATATAACCGCTTCTTTTGGACTATCTACGATAGACAGCAATGAATTTGCAGTTAACGATTTATTTAAATATGTAGACAATAAACTTTATCAAGCCAAAGAGCAGGGACGAAACAGAGTTATTAAATAA
- the pcrA gene encoding DNA helicase PcrA, protein MRLVEGLNPKQKEAVLQTEGPVLILAGAGSGKTRVLTHRIAYLIQEKNILPWKILAITFTNKAAKEMRERVDQLVGKGAEEIWVSTFHSACVKILRRDIDKIGYNRYFTIYDTGDQKSLIKECLKELNYNEKNYPVSYVLGEISNQKNELVSASDYEKNSAGDFRKEKLANIYKLYQKKLESNNALDFDDIIFKTVELFIYHPEVLEYYQNRFEYIMVDEYQDTNTAQYKLVKLLASKHHNLCVVGDDDQSIYGWRGANIRNILDFEKDFKNAKVIKLEQNYRSTKVILDAANAVIKNNFGRKSKALWTENEQGDLIDVRETDNEHDEAEFVANEIVKQIEEEGREYKDFAVLYRTNAQSRVLEEHFIKHAIPYRLLGGVRFYERKEIKDLLGYLRVIQNPSDDLSLKRIINVPKRGIGDTTIGKVEAFASDYDMSFFDAIRDVEIVSQFGRSASKLKKFADLIGVFQVEAQAGSVMELVENILERTGYLKELENENTEESKERIQNIKELISKAADYDQNAEEPSLEGFLEEVSLVADIDNYNEANNAVVLMTLHSAKGLEFPYVFITGLEEGIFPSYMSVVSENEDAVEEERRLCYVGITRARQKLYLCYAKSRMLRGLTQYNRCSRFISELPKDLISIGNKVKKAVDPLAGIRSRNKVLHTYTPYQGAVSKADNSSSENTPLEFECGDLVKHIKFGVGTVEDIRYAGADYEVTVTFPKFGSKKLMARLAKLKLVQ, encoded by the coding sequence ATGCGTTTAGTAGAGGGTTTGAATCCAAAACAAAAGGAAGCGGTATTGCAGACAGAAGGACCGGTATTGATTTTAGCCGGGGCAGGTTCAGGGAAAACAAGGGTACTGACCCATAGGATTGCTTACCTTATCCAGGAAAAAAATATTCTTCCCTGGAAGATTCTTGCGATTACATTTACGAATAAAGCGGCAAAGGAAATGAGAGAAAGAGTGGATCAATTAGTAGGCAAAGGCGCTGAAGAAATTTGGGTGAGCACTTTCCATTCAGCCTGTGTAAAGATCCTTAGAAGAGATATAGATAAAATTGGATACAATCGTTATTTCACCATTTATGATACAGGGGACCAAAAATCTCTTATTAAAGAATGTCTTAAAGAATTAAATTATAATGAAAAAAATTATCCGGTGAGTTATGTTTTGGGGGAAATCAGCAATCAAAAGAATGAATTGGTATCCGCCAGTGACTATGAGAAAAATAGTGCAGGGGATTTTAGGAAAGAAAAATTGGCCAATATTTATAAACTGTATCAGAAAAAATTAGAAAGCAATAATGCTCTGGATTTTGATGATATTATTTTTAAAACCGTAGAATTATTTATCTATCATCCAGAGGTTTTAGAATACTATCAAAATAGATTTGAATACATCATGGTGGACGAGTATCAGGATACCAATACTGCCCAATATAAACTGGTAAAATTATTGGCTTCCAAACACCACAATCTTTGTGTTGTAGGGGACGATGACCAAAGCATTTATGGCTGGAGAGGTGCAAATATAAGAAATATATTGGACTTTGAAAAGGATTTTAAAAACGCCAAGGTAATTAAATTAGAACAAAATTATCGTTCTACCAAGGTGATATTGGATGCAGCCAATGCAGTAATCAAGAATAATTTTGGAAGAAAGTCAAAGGCGCTTTGGACGGAAAATGAGCAGGGAGATTTAATAGATGTTCGTGAAACGGACAATGAACATGACGAAGCAGAATTTGTTGCAAATGAAATCGTAAAACAAATCGAAGAAGAAGGAAGAGAATATAAGGATTTTGCGGTTTTATACCGTACCAATGCTCAGTCCCGTGTATTAGAAGAACATTTCATAAAACATGCTATTCCCTATCGACTGCTTGGGGGAGTGCGATTCTATGAGAGAAAAGAAATCAAAGATTTATTAGGTTATTTAAGGGTGATCCAAAATCCTTCAGACGATTTATCTTTAAAGAGAATTATTAATGTACCAAAGAGGGGGATTGGAGACACAACCATTGGCAAGGTAGAAGCTTTTGCTTCCGATTATGATATGAGCTTCTTTGATGCTATCAGAGATGTTGAAATTGTTTCCCAATTTGGACGATCCGCTTCAAAGTTAAAAAAATTCGCCGATTTAATTGGGGTTTTTCAGGTAGAGGCCCAAGCAGGAAGCGTTATGGAACTTGTTGAAAATATTTTGGAACGCACAGGATATTTGAAAGAACTGGAAAATGAAAACACAGAAGAGTCAAAAGAAAGAATACAAAATATCAAGGAATTAATATCTAAAGCAGCGGATTACGATCAGAATGCAGAGGAACCAAGCCTTGAAGGTTTCCTGGAAGAAGTTTCTCTAGTTGCGGATATCGACAATTACAATGAAGCGAATAATGCAGTGGTATTAATGACTCTTCATAGTGCAAAGGGATTGGAATTTCCTTATGTATTTATAACTGGTTTGGAAGAAGGTATTTTCCCAAGTTATATGAGTGTTGTATCGGAAAATGAAGATGCAGTAGAAGAAGAAAGAAGATTGTGTTATGTAGGCATTACAAGAGCAAGACAAAAGCTTTATTTATGTTATGCCAAGTCCAGAATGCTTAGAGGACTTACTCAATACAACAGATGCTCCAGATTTATTTCCGAGCTTCCAAAAGATTTGATTTCCATTGGAAACAAGGTAAAAAAAGCAGTTGATCCTTTAGCCGGTATTAGATCCAGGAATAAAGTTCTACACACTTATACCCCTTATCAAGGAGCCGTATCGAAGGCGGACAATAGTTCTTCTGAAAATACGCCTTTGGAATTTGAATGTGGTGATTTGGTGAAACATATAAAATTTGGAGTAGGAACGGTGGAAGATATTCGCTACGCTGGAGCCGATTATGAAGTGACAGTAACTTTCCCTAAGTTTGGAAGTAAAAAATTAATGGCGAGACTTGCGAAGTTAAAGCTGGTTCAATAA
- the mglA gene encoding galactose/methyl galactoside ABC transporter ATP-binding protein MglA, which translates to MENITYLLEMKDICKEFPGVKALEHAQLMLRYGSVHALMGENGAGKSTLMKCLFGIYIEDEGEIYLQGKRIRFDNPKQALEQGVSMVHQELNQVRQTRVMDNIWLGRFPHKGITIDEKKMYQETKKIFEDLEIDIDPKQKIEHLSVSQCQMVEIAKAVSYDAKIIVMDEPTSSLTEKEVEHLFRIINRLRDKGCGIIYISHKMEEILKISDEVTIMRDGKWIATHSAKELTTDKIINLMVGRDLTHRFPPKTNKPGKTILEIKNLTATYKPSIEDVSFELREGEILGVAGLMGSKRTEILETIFGIRKKESGKILLHGKEMENRDSREAIKNGFALLTEDRRRTGIFAVLNIKFNSMIANISQYTNKMGVLNDKAIEKDTNWVIERMAVKTPSHKALIRNLSGGNQQKVILGRWLLTNPEILMLDEPTRGIDVGAKYEIYQLIIDLANKGKGIIVVSSEMPELLGITDRILVMSNGRLAGIVNTQETNQEEILRLAAMYL; encoded by the coding sequence ATGGAAAATATAACATACTTGCTTGAGATGAAAGATATTTGTAAAGAGTTCCCGGGGGTTAAAGCTTTAGAGCATGCCCAATTAATGCTTAGATATGGCAGCGTACATGCTCTCATGGGTGAAAATGGAGCAGGGAAGTCGACGCTTATGAAGTGTTTGTTTGGAATTTATATAGAAGATGAAGGAGAAATCTACTTACAAGGAAAACGCATTCGTTTTGATAACCCAAAACAGGCTTTGGAGCAAGGAGTATCCATGGTACATCAAGAGCTCAATCAAGTAAGGCAGACAAGGGTGATGGATAATATCTGGCTTGGAAGATTTCCACATAAGGGAATCACCATTGATGAGAAAAAGATGTATCAAGAAACAAAGAAAATATTTGAGGATTTAGAAATAGACATTGACCCGAAACAAAAAATCGAGCACCTTTCAGTATCTCAGTGCCAAATGGTAGAAATTGCAAAAGCAGTATCTTATGATGCTAAAATTATTGTAATGGATGAACCTACATCTTCATTAACTGAAAAAGAGGTAGAGCATTTATTTAGAATCATCAATCGATTAAGAGACAAAGGCTGCGGAATTATTTATATTTCTCATAAAATGGAAGAAATCCTTAAAATATCTGATGAGGTTACTATCATGCGAGATGGAAAATGGATAGCAACCCATTCTGCGAAAGAACTAACTACTGATAAAATTATTAATCTTATGGTAGGACGGGACCTTACCCATCGTTTCCCGCCGAAAACCAATAAGCCTGGGAAAACTATATTAGAAATAAAAAATCTGACGGCGACTTATAAACCGTCCATTGAAGATGTATCTTTTGAACTGAGAGAAGGAGAAATATTAGGTGTAGCAGGACTTATGGGCTCAAAAAGAACAGAAATCTTAGAAACCATATTCGGCATCAGGAAGAAAGAATCAGGAAAAATCCTTTTACATGGAAAGGAAATGGAAAACAGGGATTCTAGAGAAGCTATTAAAAATGGTTTTGCTCTTTTAACTGAAGATCGAAGAAGAACAGGAATATTTGCCGTATTGAATATAAAATTCAATTCTATGATAGCGAATATATCTCAGTATACCAATAAAATGGGTGTACTAAACGACAAAGCTATTGAAAAAGACACAAACTGGGTGATCGAGAGAATGGCCGTAAAAACCCCTTCTCATAAAGCACTTATTAGAAATTTATCCGGCGGTAACCAGCAAAAAGTGATATTAGGCAGATGGCTGCTTACAAATCCTGAAATTCTCATGCTGGATGAACCAACAAGAGGAATAGATGTTGGTGCTAAATATGAAATATATCAACTTATTATAGACCTTGCAAACAAGGGAAAAGGAATCATTGTGGTTTCCTCCGAAATGCCGGAACTATTAGGGATTACTGATAGGATTTTGGTCATGAGTAACGGTAGGCTTGCAGGTATTGTCAATACACAAGAAACAAATCAAGAGGAAATTCTAAGGCTTGCAGCCATGTATTTATAG
- a CDS encoding YerC/YecD family TrpR-related protein, with amino-acid sequence MNSKIKDDATDRLFEAILLLENIDECYSFFEDICTIHEIKSLAQRLEVAKMLRQHKTYSEITEKTGASTATISRVNRSLTYGSDGYNMVLDRLEKNNK; translated from the coding sequence ATGAATTCGAAAATAAAAGATGATGCTACGGACCGTCTTTTTGAGGCAATTTTACTGCTTGAAAATATAGATGAATGTTATTCCTTTTTTGAAGACATATGCACCATTCATGAAATTAAATCTTTGGCACAAAGACTGGAAGTGGCAAAGATGTTAAGGCAGCATAAAACCTATTCGGAGATTACTGAGAAGACCGGAGCTTCAACAGCAACAATCAGCAGAGTCAACAGGTCATTGACTTACGGCTCGGATGGATATAATATGGTACTTGATCGATTAGAAAAAAATAATAAATAA
- the ligA gene encoding NAD-dependent DNA ligase LigA, which yields MKRMKELIRILNEASRAYYQEDREIMSNQEYDTLYDELEQLEKETGIVLADSPTQKVGYALLSSLPKVRHNQRMLSLDKTKDISKLKSFLGNQKGILSWKLDGLTIVLTYREGRLHQAVTRGNGEVGEDVTNNAKVFKNIPLHIPFKEELTLRGEAVIKYSDFEKINENLPPEEQYKNPRNLCSGSVRQLNNEVTAKRNVYFFAFSVVNAAGKDFEDSKLNQLKWLEAIGFDVVEHRLVDKETIEEKVYEFEKNIPLNDFGSDGLVLTYDSLSYSESLGTTAKFPRDSIAFKWADEMKETKLLYIQWNTSRTGLINPVAVFESVELEGTTVNRASVHNLSILEELQLGIGDTIKVYKANMIIPQVAENLTRSNNIEIPKECPVCKGETEIRQLREGKALYCTNPNCSAQRIKALTHFVSRDAMNIEGLSEATIEKFVAKGFIKDFIDIYHLHAHEEEIKKMEGFGEKSYNNLINSIEKSKEVELPNFIYALGLNHVGLSNAKLLCKHYQYHLDRIIDCKMEELLEIEGFGEVIAHSLFSYFSQEENKERIKNLQSVLRIKEKQKDENAQALEGKTFVITGSVEHFKNRKELKDKIEALGGKVTGTVTGNTDYLINNDINSNSSKNKKAKELGIPIITEEEFMKLLP from the coding sequence ATGAAAAGGATGAAAGAATTAATTCGGATTTTAAATGAGGCGTCCAGAGCATATTATCAAGAAGACAGAGAAATCATGTCCAACCAGGAATACGACACGCTTTATGATGAGTTAGAACAATTAGAGAAGGAGACAGGTATTGTTTTAGCGGACAGCCCTACCCAAAAGGTAGGATATGCGCTTCTTAGCAGTCTTCCCAAGGTAAGACATAATCAGAGGATGTTATCCCTGGATAAAACGAAAGATATTTCTAAGTTAAAAAGCTTTTTAGGCAATCAAAAAGGGATTCTTTCCTGGAAGCTTGATGGGCTTACCATTGTGCTCACCTATAGAGAAGGCCGCTTACATCAGGCGGTTACCAGAGGAAACGGTGAAGTAGGCGAGGACGTAACGAATAATGCAAAGGTGTTTAAAAATATTCCTCTGCATATTCCTTTTAAGGAAGAGCTTACCCTTAGGGGAGAAGCTGTTATTAAGTATTCCGATTTTGAGAAAATCAATGAGAATCTTCCACCGGAAGAACAATATAAAAACCCCAGAAATTTATGCAGCGGCAGCGTAAGACAGTTAAATAATGAAGTTACCGCTAAAAGAAATGTTTACTTTTTTGCATTTAGCGTCGTGAATGCAGCAGGGAAGGATTTTGAAGATTCCAAATTAAATCAATTAAAATGGCTGGAAGCCATAGGGTTTGATGTGGTTGAACATAGATTGGTAGACAAAGAAACAATTGAAGAAAAGGTATATGAATTTGAAAAAAATATTCCACTAAATGATTTTGGCTCCGATGGTTTAGTATTAACTTATGATAGCTTATCCTATTCTGAATCCTTAGGGACAACTGCAAAGTTCCCAAGAGATTCTATTGCCTTCAAATGGGCGGATGAAATGAAAGAAACAAAACTTTTATATATTCAGTGGAATACCTCAAGAACCGGACTAATTAATCCTGTGGCGGTATTTGAAAGTGTGGAGCTGGAAGGAACAACTGTAAACCGTGCCAGTGTACATAATTTAAGCATATTAGAGGAACTTCAATTGGGTATTGGAGATACCATTAAAGTCTATAAGGCGAATATGATTATTCCTCAAGTAGCAGAGAATTTAACCAGAAGCAATAATATTGAAATACCTAAGGAATGCCCTGTATGTAAAGGAGAAACCGAAATCAGGCAGCTTAGGGAAGGTAAAGCCCTGTACTGTACAAATCCTAATTGCAGTGCCCAAAGAATCAAAGCATTGACCCATTTTGTTTCAAGAGATGCTATGAATATAGAGGGACTTTCAGAAGCTACCATTGAAAAATTTGTTGCCAAAGGCTTCATAAAGGATTTTATTGATATCTATCATTTGCATGCCCATGAAGAAGAAATCAAGAAAATGGAGGGCTTTGGAGAAAAGTCCTATAATAATTTGATCAATTCCATAGAGAAATCAAAAGAAGTTGAATTGCCTAATTTTATATATGCCTTGGGCTTAAATCATGTAGGTTTAAGCAATGCCAAGTTATTATGCAAACATTATCAATATCATCTAGATAGAATTATTGATTGTAAAATGGAAGAGCTTTTAGAAATAGAGGGATTTGGAGAAGTCATTGCGCACTCTTTGTTCAGCTATTTCAGTCAGGAAGAGAATAAAGAAAGAATAAAGAATTTGCAGAGTGTATTACGCATCAAGGAAAAACAAAAAGATGAAAATGCTCAGGCTTTGGAAGGTAAAACCTTTGTAATTACAGGAAGCGTAGAGCATTTTAAAAACAGAAAAGAATTAAAAGACAAAATCGAAGCTTTGGGAGGAAAAGTGACGGGTACGGTGACTGGCAATACGGATTATTTGATCAATAATGATATAAACTCCAATTCATCCAAAAATAAAAAGGCAAAGGAATTAGGCATTCCGATTATTACGGAAGAAGAATTCATGAAACTCTTGCCTTAA
- a CDS encoding phosphatase → MKFVLDTHCHTVSSGHAYSTVQEIAKEASNRGLELIAITDHAETLPGGAHLFHFHNLIVIPRKLYGVEVLRGAEVNILDFEGRVDLGQETLEQLDIVIASFHPPCIKQGSIVENTNALIKVIQNPHIDIIGHPGDPRYPIDIKAVVEAAKEYGTLLEMNNTSLKPDSFRAGGTDTVREIIKECVRMDMPFIMGSDAHISFDVGNFGHVEKLIEDLEVPEHLIVNTSVELLKSFLA, encoded by the coding sequence ATGAAATTTGTTTTAGATACCCACTGCCATACGGTTTCCAGTGGACACGCTTATAGTACAGTACAAGAAATAGCAAAAGAAGCTTCTAATAGGGGCTTAGAACTTATCGCGATTACAGACCATGCCGAGACATTACCCGGTGGAGCTCACCTATTCCATTTTCATAACTTAATTGTTATTCCCAGAAAGTTATATGGCGTAGAAGTTTTAAGGGGAGCAGAAGTCAATATATTGGATTTTGAAGGACGGGTAGACTTAGGTCAAGAAACATTAGAACAGCTTGATATCGTTATTGCCAGTTTTCATCCCCCATGCATAAAACAGGGGAGCATTGTGGAAAATACCAATGCTTTAATTAAAGTCATACAAAATCCCCACATAGATATTATCGGACATCCGGGAGATCCAAGATATCCTATAGATATTAAGGCTGTGGTAGAGGCTGCAAAAGAATATGGAACCCTTCTTGAGATGAATAATACTTCTTTAAAGCCCGATAGTTTTAGAGCAGGAGGGACCGATACGGTTCGTGAGATCATCAAAGAATGTGTTAGAATGGATATGCCTTTCATCATGGGAAGCGATGCCCATATATCTTTTGATGTAGGGAATTTTGGACATGTTGAAAAACTCATTGAAGATTTGGAAGTGCCGGAGCATTTAATCGTTAATACATCTGTAGAACTGCTAAAAAGTTTTTTAGCTTGA
- the mglC gene encoding galactose/methyl galactoside ABC transporter permease MglC, producing the protein MNLKILDRKWDRKSIGDLLVNNAIYFVILALIGVIIAMDNSFLSVQNFRFIITQASTRVILALGVAGLLVLAGTDLSVGRMVGFSAVISASLLQAPDYARRIYPEMSQLPLIIPILLVVVLTGLFSTISGYVVARFKVHAFIVTLGAQLMIYGITSLYYDAVGASPIAGLDTRFTSFAQGSINLGIIEIPKLVIYAAITSAIVWFIWNKTKLGKNMFAVGGNEEAATVSGVNIIKTVVLVYLMAGILYGFGGFLEVARTGSATNNLGNGYELDAIAACVVGGVSFNGGVGSIAGIITGVIMFQIINYGLSYVDVSPYIQYIIKGLIIVIAVAIDMRKYIKRK; encoded by the coding sequence ATGAATTTAAAAATACTTGATAGAAAATGGGATAGAAAGAGCATAGGAGATTTATTGGTTAATAATGCGATATACTTTGTTATTCTGGCTTTAATTGGAGTTATTATTGCGATGGATAACTCGTTCTTATCTGTGCAAAACTTTAGATTTATCATTACACAGGCGTCTACCCGTGTTATTTTGGCTCTTGGAGTTGCTGGACTTTTAGTATTGGCAGGAACAGATCTTTCGGTTGGTCGTATGGTGGGATTCTCTGCCGTTATATCTGCATCTTTATTGCAAGCACCAGATTATGCAAGAAGAATATACCCGGAAATGTCTCAGCTTCCTTTGATCATACCTATTTTATTAGTTGTTGTTTTGACAGGACTTTTTTCTACCATTAGCGGTTATGTGGTTGCCAGGTTCAAAGTACATGCATTTATTGTAACCTTAGGGGCACAGCTGATGATTTATGGTATTACCTCATTATATTATGACGCTGTTGGGGCGTCCCCAATAGCAGGTCTGGATACCAGATTTACATCTTTTGCTCAGGGAAGCATTAACCTAGGCATTATAGAAATCCCTAAGCTGGTTATTTATGCGGCAATTACTTCAGCCATTGTTTGGTTTATATGGAATAAAACAAAACTTGGTAAAAACATGTTTGCGGTAGGTGGTAATGAAGAAGCAGCTACAGTGTCAGGAGTAAATATCATTAAAACCGTTGTCCTTGTTTATTTAATGGCAGGTATTCTCTATGGATTCGGAGGATTCTTAGAAGTAGCAAGAACCGGCAGTGCAACCAATAACCTTGGTAACGGCTATGAGCTGGATGCTATCGCTGCCTGTGTAGTTGGAGGCGTATCCTTTAATGGCGGGGTGGGCAGTATAGCCGGTATTATCACAGGCGTAATCATGTTCCAGATTATAAACTACGGCCTTTCCTATGTGGATGTTAGTCCTTATATTCAATATATTATAAAAGGATTAATTATCGTTATAGCAGTTGCAATTGATATGAGAAAGTATATAAAGAGAAAATAG